Proteins found in one Salvia splendens isolate huo1 chromosome 10, SspV2, whole genome shotgun sequence genomic segment:
- the LOC121750987 gene encoding uncharacterized protein At4g28440-like: MGEKKSSMRKPVFAKVDQLSPGTNGHNLIVKVLSSKMVLQKGRPDGPRVHQMRIAECLVGDETGTILFTARNEQVETMKPETTVILRNAKIDMFKGSMRLAVDKWGRVEAAADPATFTVKEENNLSLIEYELVNVEG, encoded by the exons ATGGGTGAAAAGAAATCATCTATGAGGAAGCCAGTTTTTGCTAAGGTTGATCAGCTGAGTCCTGGCACGAATGGGCACAATCTCATCGTGAAGGTTTTGAGTTCGAAGATGGTATTGCAAAAGGGTAGGCCGGATGGGCCTCGAGTTCATCAGATGCGGATTGCTGAGTGTCTGGTTGGGGATGAAACTGGGACGATTTTGTTTACTGCTAGGAATGAACAAG TGGAAACCATGAAGCCCGAAACAACAGTTATTCTGAGAAACGCCAAAATTGACATGTTCAAAGGATCAATGAGACTAGCTGTGGACAAATGGGGGCGTGTGGAAGCAGCTGCTGATCCCGCCACCTTCACTGTCAAAGAGGAAAATAACCTTTCACTGATTGAATATGAATTAGTTAACGTAGAGGGATGA
- the LOC121750958 gene encoding photosystem I assembly factor PSA3, chloroplastic-like, translating into MAVLSSLQTNPHSSYTYTTICKPTPPSLLRLRHLYAARRKPHALLVRSYMEDSNTLSGFANKVLGSLPVIGLFARIISDEGGIGGDIIDFAEFRRRVGNKCSVNDSRALFELQDRRGKAGDPLYVLLCCWLAAVGAGLLKSEEILEGVARLRISNDIEFEEENFIALIKESREKRARLNAPVPNIPMAVRAEKALEAIYVCCFGRDPIEEEDEELLCTILNAVFPAAGKEEVERIVREKAQRVADGTDEIKVPEPKPLPKEAVELQMKDLEFLKKGSDTS; encoded by the exons ATGGCAGTCCTCTCCTCCCTCCAAACAAACCCTCACTCCTCCTACACCTACACCACCATCTGCAAACCCACCCCGCCCTctctcctccgcctccgccacCTCTACGCCGCCCGCCGCAAGCCCCATGCCCTCCTTGTCCGATCTTACATGGAGGACTCCAACACCCTCTCCGGCTTCGCCAACAAGGTCCTCGGCTCCCTCCCCGTCATCGGCCTCTTCGCCCGTATCATCAGCGATGAAGGCGGCATTGGCGGTGACATCATCGACTTCGCTGAGTTCCGCCGCAGAGTCGGAAACAAGTGCTCCGTCAATGACTCCCGAGCTCTCTTCGAGCTCCAAGATCGACGAGGCAAG GCTGGAGACCCTCTCTATGTGCTTCTCTGCTGCTGGCTAGCTGCAGTTGGAGCTGGTCTGCTTAAATCTGAAGAGATATTGGAAGGAGTGGCAAGGCTTCGGATTTCGAATGATATCGAATTCGAAGAAGAGAATTTCATTGCCTTGATCAAAGAATCAAGAGAG AAACGAGCGCGGCTCAATGCTCCCGTGCCCAATATCCCAATGGCGGTTCGGGCAGAGAAAGCTCTTGAAGCCATATATGTGTGTTGTTTTGGGAGAGATCCTatagaggaagaagatgaggaaTTGCTGTGTACCATATTGAATGCTGTGTTTCCGGCTGCCGGAAAGGAAGAGGTTGAGAGGATTGTGAGAGAGAAAGCACAGAGAGTTGCAGATGGAACCGATGAAATCAAAGTCCCCGAGCCCAAGCCCTTGCCCAAAGAAGCTGTTGAGCTGCAAATGAAAGATCTTGAGTTTCTCAAGAAAGGAAGCGATACATCGTAA